One window of Inquilinus sp. KBS0705 genomic DNA carries:
- a CDS encoding TonB-dependent receptor, which yields MFFKRIFFGLIIAACAATAFGFTAYEDVIEKITRQLTNWATQKPVEKVYLQLDKPYYAAGDDIWFKAYVTHGSNNQLAPDSGVLNVELIDAKDAIKQRLKLAVKNGVANGDFALPDTLQQGNYRIRAYTNYMRNAGSEYFFDKTLSIINAIRGNGAIANNVAGAANAVSAAQKADVQFFPEGGSLVNGVPTKIAFKAVAPNGLGLDFTGIVTDSKGLQVASFASTHLGMGVFNFTPVTGNTYQARITLPDGSSSTVVLPNASDKGYVLNISTDAQNILVKIAADRLTTNEDANRQVVLVAQSGGKIYYTAKTKLGTVSIPKAKFPAGIMQFTLFTAGGKPLNERLVFARDADVLNLTITTDQQTYAPRQRVKIGLDAKSNNGSAVAGNFSVAVIDETKVPVNEANENNILAGLLLSSDIKGYIEQPAYYFNNASDKTRADLDVLMLTQGYHRFEWRDVLNDKIAADAYEPENALTVMGTVSTPSGKPVPNGKVKLINFDDINYSYETVTDADGKFAFGNLSFADSVRFIVQATNAKNKRDVVINLDSIAPANTAANKNRADFEITTADAPAEYAQSSKALYSEQLRYGVGNHVLSLREVIIREKKQALKYSSNLNGAGNADQVLLARDLRNMACIYLSDCLQGRLVGVIFRNGVPYSTRSFRPMQVIIDGVYVESSYLNNINFYDVQAIEVLRGIGTAAIYGGRASNGVIIVTTKRGGENEYDGPITGRGIKAYYPKGYLKARAFYSPQYDKSGVNKQLADLRTTIYWNPNVITRDDGKASFEYFNAGSPGTYRVVVEGIDANGNPGRKVFRYQVR from the coding sequence ATGTTTTTTAAACGGATATTTTTTGGCTTGATAATAGCGGCCTGCGCAGCGACTGCCTTTGGCTTTACGGCCTATGAGGATGTTATTGAAAAAATTACGCGGCAGTTAACCAACTGGGCTACCCAAAAGCCTGTTGAAAAGGTGTATTTACAGCTTGATAAACCCTACTATGCCGCGGGCGATGATATATGGTTTAAAGCCTATGTTACACATGGCAGCAACAACCAACTGGCACCCGATAGCGGCGTTTTAAATGTTGAACTGATAGATGCTAAGGATGCTATTAAACAACGCTTAAAACTGGCAGTAAAAAACGGGGTAGCAAATGGCGATTTTGCCCTGCCGGATACCCTGCAACAAGGCAATTACCGCATACGGGCCTATACCAATTACATGCGTAATGCCGGCAGCGAATACTTTTTTGATAAAACATTAAGCATTATAAACGCCATACGGGGCAATGGTGCCATAGCTAATAATGTTGCCGGCGCGGCAAATGCGGTTAGCGCTGCTCAAAAGGCCGATGTGCAGTTTTTCCCTGAAGGGGGTAGCCTGGTGAATGGCGTGCCTACCAAAATAGCTTTTAAGGCCGTAGCCCCCAACGGGCTTGGGTTGGATTTTACCGGTATTGTTACTGATAGTAAAGGCCTGCAGGTAGCCAGTTTTGCCAGTACGCATTTGGGTATGGGTGTGTTTAACTTTACACCTGTAACCGGCAATACCTATCAAGCCCGTATTACCCTGCCTGATGGCAGCAGCAGCACTGTTGTCTTACCCAATGCCAGCGATAAAGGCTATGTTTTAAACATAAGCACCGATGCCCAAAATATACTGGTAAAAATAGCTGCCGACAGGCTAACTACCAACGAGGACGCCAACAGGCAAGTGGTGCTGGTGGCCCAAAGCGGCGGCAAGATATACTACACTGCCAAAACTAAATTAGGTACGGTAAGTATACCCAAGGCCAAATTCCCGGCTGGTATTATGCAGTTTACCTTGTTTACAGCAGGCGGCAAGCCACTGAACGAACGGTTGGTATTTGCCCGCGATGCGGATGTGCTGAACTTGACCATAACAACCGATCAGCAAACCTATGCGCCGCGCCAAAGGGTTAAGATAGGGCTTGATGCCAAAAGCAATAATGGCAGCGCGGTTGCAGGCAACTTTTCGGTAGCGGTAATTGACGAGACGAAAGTGCCGGTTAACGAGGCAAACGAAAACAACATATTAGCAGGCCTGCTGCTTAGCAGCGACATTAAAGGTTATATTGAGCAGCCTGCCTACTACTTTAATAATGCAAGCGATAAAACCCGCGCCGACCTGGATGTGCTGATGCTGACACAAGGTTATCACCGCTTTGAATGGCGCGATGTACTGAATGATAAGATAGCCGCCGATGCCTACGAGCCCGAAAACGCTTTAACGGTAATGGGCACCGTAAGCACCCCATCAGGTAAACCGGTACCAAACGGCAAGGTTAAGCTTATCAATTTTGATGATATCAACTACTCGTACGAGACGGTGACAGATGCCGACGGTAAGTTTGCATTTGGCAATCTTAGCTTTGCCGATAGTGTGCGCTTTATTGTGCAGGCTACCAACGCTAAAAACAAACGGGATGTGGTCATCAACCTTGATTCGATAGCACCGGCTAATACTGCGGCCAATAAAAACCGGGCCGACTTTGAGATAACTACCGCTGATGCCCCTGCGGAGTACGCGCAAAGCAGCAAGGCACTTTACAGCGAGCAGTTACGATACGGCGTAGGCAACCATGTATTATCCTTACGCGAAGTGATCATCCGCGAGAAGAAGCAGGCGCTTAAATACTCATCTAACCTTAACGGCGCCGGTAATGCCGACCAGGTGCTGCTGGCCCGCGACTTGCGCAACATGGCCTGTATATACCTGAGCGATTGTTTGCAGGGTAGGTTGGTTGGTGTAATATTCAGAAATGGTGTGCCGTACTCCACCCGCTCGTTTAGGCCGATGCAGGTAATTATAGATGGGGTGTATGTAGAAAGCAGCTATTTAAACAACATCAATTTTTACGATGTACAGGCTATTGAGGTATTGCGGGGCATAGGCACCGCTGCCATATACGGGGGCAGGGCATCAAATGGTGTTATAATTGTGACCACTAAACGCGGCGGCGAAAACGAATATGATGGCCCGATAACCGGCCGTGGCATAAAAGCCTATTACCCCAAAGGGTATTTAAAAGCGCGCGCCTTTTATTCGCCGCAGTACGATAAAAGCGGCGTAAATAAACAACTGGCCGACCTGCGTACCACCATTTACTGGAACCCTAACGTAATTACCCGCGACGATGGCAAAGCCAGCTTTGAATATTTTAACGCCGGCAGCCCCGGCACCTACCGCGTAGTGGTTGAAGGTATCGACGCTAACGGCAACCCCGGTCGCAAGGTGTTTAGGTATCAGGTGAGGTAG
- a CDS encoding 4'-phosphopantetheinyl transferase superfamily protein produces the protein MAIAYRQQIDDDTEFALWRIEESADELYKKLQLDDAEKAFTKQLSKGKRYLHWLGTRVLLRKMLLTDEYIGCKVDAHGKPYLVSLPYHISLSHSFDYAAVMISKSSPVGIDIEQVKDKVERIAHKFMSDGEMAFITDKDKINQLYVCWCAKEAVYKCHGQKEVSFADNIALKPFNFEGHGVVDASLQKGDVKIDYQVGYMQYHDYMVGYVKG, from the coding sequence ATGGCCATAGCTTACCGACAACAGATTGATGACGACACAGAATTTGCATTGTGGCGTATTGAAGAAAGTGCGGACGAGCTATACAAAAAACTACAGTTAGACGATGCCGAGAAGGCTTTTACCAAACAGCTAAGCAAGGGCAAACGCTATTTACACTGGCTGGGCACACGGGTGCTGCTACGCAAAATGCTGCTTACCGACGAATATATTGGCTGCAAGGTTGATGCCCACGGCAAGCCCTACCTGGTTAGCCTGCCCTACCATATATCGCTTAGCCACTCGTTTGATTATGCTGCCGTTATGATAAGCAAAAGCAGCCCGGTAGGTATTGATATTGAACAGGTGAAGGACAAGGTTGAACGCATTGCCCATAAGTTTATGAGCGACGGCGAAATGGCTTTTATTACCGATAAGGATAAAATAAACCAGCTATACGTTTGCTGGTGCGCTAAAGAGGCGGTTTATAAATGCCACGGCCAAAAGGAGGTATCGTTTGCGGATAATATTGCCTTAAAGCCTTTTAATTTTGAGGGACATGGTGTGGTAGATGCCAGCCTGCAAAAAGGCGATGTTAAGATAGATTACCAGGTAGGCTATATGCAATACCACGATTACATGGTAGGTTACGTGAAGGGATAA
- the lipB gene encoding lipoyl(octanoyl) transferase LipB codes for MKNKQVILQDWGLIDYKEAWDKQEALFADTVKLKTEIRNRQQVVTAGEVEPEETLTPNYLVFCEHPHVYTLGKSGKAEHLLLDEEGLKQKKAVYYAINRGGDITYHGPGQIVSYPILDLDNFFTDIHLYLRTLEEAVILTLAHYGLTAGRYPGYTGVWFDADNERARKICAMGVRCSRWVTMHGLAFNVNPDLDYFKNIVPCGIDDKAVTSMEQELSRKVDIEEVKQILKHHISVLFGIEILG; via the coding sequence ATGAAAAACAAACAGGTTATTTTACAGGATTGGGGGCTGATAGATTATAAAGAAGCCTGGGATAAGCAAGAAGCGCTTTTTGCCGATACCGTAAAGCTGAAGACCGAGATACGCAACCGCCAGCAGGTAGTTACCGCCGGCGAGGTCGAACCCGAAGAAACACTTACCCCCAATTACCTTGTTTTTTGTGAGCACCCGCATGTGTACACTTTAGGCAAAAGCGGCAAGGCCGAGCATTTACTATTAGACGAGGAAGGGCTTAAACAAAAGAAAGCTGTTTACTATGCCATTAACCGCGGCGGCGACATTACCTACCACGGGCCGGGCCAAATAGTGAGCTACCCTATACTTGACCTGGATAACTTTTTTACCGATATACACCTGTACCTGCGCACGCTGGAAGAGGCTGTTATACTTACCCTGGCCCATTATGGCTTAACCGCGGGCCGCTACCCCGGCTATACCGGTGTTTGGTTTGATGCTGATAACGAACGTGCACGTAAAATTTGCGCCATGGGCGTGCGTTGCAGCCGCTGGGTTACCATGCATGGGCTGGCTTTTAACGTAAACCCCGATCTGGATTATTTTAAAAACATTGTACCCTGCGGCATTGACGATAAAGCGGTAACATCTATGGAGCAGGAGTTGAGCCGCAAAGTGGATATAGAAGAAGTGAAACAAATCCTTAAACACCATATTTCCGTACTTTTTGGTATCGAGATATTGGGATGA
- a CDS encoding dCTP deaminase, producing MILSDKRILEEIEKGHIIIEPFKRECLGTNSYDVHLGKHLATYKDRVLDAKLHNEIIGFEIPKDGFILQPNTLYLGVTLEYTETHKHVPFLEGKSSTGRLGIDIHATAGKGDVGFCNTWTLEISCAQPVKIYAGMPIGQLIYFAVEGEIETLYNTKSNAKYNNPTTRPVESMMWKNKF from the coding sequence ATGATATTATCAGATAAACGTATCCTCGAAGAGATAGAAAAAGGGCATATAATTATTGAACCTTTTAAGCGCGAATGCCTGGGAACCAACTCGTACGATGTGCATTTGGGCAAACACCTGGCCACCTATAAAGACCGCGTTTTAGACGCCAAACTACATAACGAAATTATTGGTTTTGAGATACCTAAAGATGGCTTTATACTACAGCCTAATACACTTTACCTGGGTGTAACCTTAGAGTATACCGAAACCCACAAGCATGTGCCTTTTTTAGAAGGGAAATCGAGCACGGGGCGATTGGGTATTGATATACATGCCACCGCAGGTAAAGGCGATGTGGGCTTTTGCAACACCTGGACGCTGGAAATATCCTGCGCGCAACCTGTAAAAATATACGCCGGTATGCCTATTGGGCAATTGATATATTTTGCGGTAGAAGGGGAGATAGAAACCCTTTACAATACCAAAAGCAACGCCAAATACAACAACCCTACCACCCGCCCGGTTGAAAGTATGATGTGGAAAAACAAGTTTTAA
- a CDS encoding ATP-dependent Clp protease adaptor ClpS, which produces MPTEIQEQTFSLEEVLAGLKEMHRLILWNDDHNTFEHVIHCMMKYLDYTESQAEKIAWKVHNEGKCAVLEGSFTEMEVYRKILQQEGLTVSVD; this is translated from the coding sequence ATGCCAACAGAAATACAGGAACAAACCTTCTCTCTTGAAGAAGTGCTGGCGGGCCTTAAAGAGATGCACCGCCTTATTTTGTGGAACGATGATCATAATACGTTCGAACATGTGATACACTGCATGATGAAGTACCTGGATTATACCGAATCGCAAGCCGAGAAAATTGCCTGGAAAGTACATAACGAAGGTAAATGCGCCGTACTGGAAGGCTCGTTCACCGAGATGGAAGTATACCGCAAAATACTACAGCAGGAAGGCCTTACCGTTAGTGTAGATTAA
- a CDS encoding GHKL domain-containing protein yields MQNELLERQVNDRTAELNQSLTNLKATQTQLIQSEKMASLGELTAGIAHEIQNPLNFVNNFSEVNTELIDEMYAEIEKGDYEEVKAIAGDIKENQRKISQHGKRADFIVKGMLQHSRSSTGERQLTSINTLADEFLKLSYHGLRAKDKSFNAELYGNFDADLPQINIVQQDIGRVLLNLFNNAFYAVSERKKTAGPDYKPEVTVSTSTEGSQVIIKVKDNGIGIPDAIKEKIMQPFFTTKPTGEGTGLGLSLSYDIVVKGHGGSIDINSKEGEGSIFIIKIPVN; encoded by the coding sequence ATGCAAAACGAATTACTTGAGCGGCAGGTAAACGATCGTACGGCTGAATTGAATCAATCCTTAACTAACTTAAAAGCCACCCAAACCCAGCTTATCCAATCCGAAAAAATGGCATCGCTGGGCGAACTTACAGCCGGTATAGCACACGAGATACAAAACCCGCTAAACTTTGTTAATAACTTCTCGGAAGTAAATACCGAGCTTATAGACGAGATGTATGCCGAAATTGAAAAAGGCGATTATGAAGAAGTAAAAGCTATTGCGGGTGATATCAAAGAAAATCAGCGGAAAATAAGTCAGCACGGCAAACGAGCCGATTTTATTGTAAAAGGGATGCTGCAACACAGCCGCAGCAGCACCGGCGAACGGCAGTTAACCAGCATTAACACCCTGGCAGATGAGTTTTTAAAGCTGAGCTACCACGGCCTGCGGGCAAAAGATAAAAGCTTTAATGCCGAACTGTATGGCAATTTTGATGCCGACCTGCCTCAAATAAATATCGTTCAACAAGATATTGGGCGGGTGTTGCTCAACCTGTTCAATAACGCATTTTATGCGGTTAGCGAGCGGAAAAAGACAGCAGGACCGGATTATAAGCCCGAGGTTACTGTATCAACATCAACCGAAGGCAGCCAGGTAATTATTAAAGTAAAAGATAATGGGATAGGTATACCTGATGCCATTAAAGAGAAAATAATGCAGCCGTTTTTTACTACTAAACCTACCGGCGAAGGTACAGGCCTGGGCTTGTCTTTAAGTTATGATATTGTGGTGAAAGGGCATGGTGGCAGTATCGATATAAATAGTAAAGAAGGTGAAGGTTCGATATTCATTATTAAAATACCCGTTAATTAA